The Halioglobus maricola genome segment CACGAGACCTGGCAGCTACTCGCTGCTGCGGGGGTGTCCACCCGGCTGGACTCAACGGGAGGGACTGCACCTTGAGCGAAGAAATCCTGGTCAATGTAACACCCATGGAAACCCGGGTGGCGGTTGTCGACAATGGCGCCCCCCAGGACATCCACATAGAACGCAGTGCCAATCAAGGCGTGGTGAGTAACATCTACGCAGGCAAAGTTGTGCGCGTGTTGCCCGGTATGCAGGCGGCCTTTGTCGATATTGGTCTTGAGCGGACCGGCTTTATTCATGTGTCAGACATCTTCGTCGCTGGCGGGCGAGCGTCTGACTCTATTCGCGATCACCTGCACGACGGCAAGAAGGTGATTGTGCAGGTTACCAAGGAGCCGCTGGGTACCAAGGGCGCGCGACTGACGACAGAGTTGTCGGTTTCCTCGCGTTATCTGGTGTTCATGCCGCAGACTTCTCATGTGGGTGTCTCCCAGCGCATTGACGATGCCGGCGAAAGGGAGCGCTTGCAGGAACTTCTGGCGCAGGGTCTTGAGCTTGAGGATATGGACAAAGATGGTGGCTATATCCTGCGTACGGCGGCCGAAGGGGCCGGCCTTGATGAGATTCGCGCGGATCTGCGCTTTCTCAAGCGTTTGTGGGTGGCCGTGTCTCGTCGGTCTCAGGCGGCGACCAAGCCGCAACTACTGTACACCGATTTACCGCTACATATGCGCACAGTGCGCGATCTGGCGCGGCCCGGAGTGGAGCGTATTCTGATCGACAGCAGGGAGAGCTTTAGCGCCCTGCAGGAGTTCTGCACTGACTACATGCCAGAAGTCTCTGACCTGCTGGAACACTATCAGGGAGAGCGCCCGCTGTTTGATCTGCACGGCATTGAGGACGAAATCCAGCGTGCACTGGGCCGCAAGGTAGAGTTGAAGTCAGGTGGTTATCTGATCATTGATCAGACTGAGGCAATGACGACCATCGATGTGAATACCGGGTCGTTTGTCGGCAGGCGCAATCTGGAAGAGACGATCTTCAAAACCAATCTGGAGGCTGCGACCATGCTTGCCCGGCAATTGCGAGTGCGCAATCTGGGTGGGATTATCATTGTTGATTTCATCGACATGCGTGATGAAGAACACCGCCGCCAGGTACATCGCACTCTGGAGAAGGCGATGCAGAAAGACCCCGCTCGCAACAAGATCACCGGCGTCTCCGAGCTGGGTCTGGTGGAAATGACCCGCAAGCGCACTAGAGAGAGTCTCGAGCATGTACTGTGCGAGGATTGTCCGGTGTGCGAGGGGCGCGGCGCGCTGAAATCCGCCGAGACCGTGTGCTACGAAATTTTCCGCGAAATTATGCGCGACGCCCGGGCCTACGACACGGCAAATCTTATGGTATTGGCCACCCAGGGTGTCGTTGACCGTCTGGTTGATGAAGAGTCGGCGAATGTGGCCGATCTGGAGGAGTTCATTGGTAAGACGATCAGTTACCGCGTAGAGCCCCACAATAACCCGGAACATTTCGACATCGTGTTGCTCTAAAGATCTACCATGAGTGCACCGTCCTCCAGTCGAGATTCAATTTTTCATCGCTTGAGTTCCCTGCTCTGGGGCGCAGCAGTGCTGGCGATTGTAGTGTTGGCAAGCTACGTCAGCCTGGGGCGATTGCTCAGCCAAAACCTGCACAAGTTTCAGGACGAAATCCTCGCAGGTTTTAACAGCCGTGTCCCTTTTGAAATTCAGGCGGACAGTTTGCGGGGCGAGTGGCGTTCTTTTACCCCGGAGATTGTACTCGAAGGTTTGCGTCTCAAATTGCCGGGAGCCGAGGGCGATACGCTGGATCTGAGCGGTGGGCGCATCGGGCTGGATGTGCTTGATTCGCTGCTCGCCCGTAACCTTCATATTTCCTCGATTGAACTAGATGCACTCGAACTGCGCGGGGAGCTTACCGACGATGGCCGCTTCGTGTTTCCTGGTCTCAAGGGCGGCAACACGCCACTAGGGAACTGGTTGCGGGAGTTTTTGCTCAATATTGAGCATGTCACGTTGAAAAACAACACCCTGTACCTTGCGCTCCCTAG includes the following:
- the rng gene encoding ribonuclease G, yielding MSEEILVNVTPMETRVAVVDNGAPQDIHIERSANQGVVSNIYAGKVVRVLPGMQAAFVDIGLERTGFIHVSDIFVAGGRASDSIRDHLHDGKKVIVQVTKEPLGTKGARLTTELSVSSRYLVFMPQTSHVGVSQRIDDAGERERLQELLAQGLELEDMDKDGGYILRTAAEGAGLDEIRADLRFLKRLWVAVSRRSQAATKPQLLYTDLPLHMRTVRDLARPGVERILIDSRESFSALQEFCTDYMPEVSDLLEHYQGERPLFDLHGIEDEIQRALGRKVELKSGGYLIIDQTEAMTTIDVNTGSFVGRRNLEETIFKTNLEAATMLARQLRVRNLGGIIIVDFIDMRDEEHRRQVHRTLEKAMQKDPARNKITGVSELGLVEMTRKRTRESLEHVLCEDCPVCEGRGALKSAETVCYEIFREIMRDARAYDTANLMVLATQGVVDRLVDEESANVADLEEFIGKTISYRVEPHNNPEHFDIVLL